TGGCAGTAGTTGTCTCGGCAGGTCTTCGCATCGTGGGTGTTTCTGCCAGGTAACAATGGTTGAAGGCCTGCAATTGCGGGATCATTTGCGCGCCATTCACCGAGCTGCACTTCCCCATTTACTAGGCCCACAGAGTCCATGAAGCCAGGTGGACTGTACGCCAAAGCATCTCGACGGCGAAGGAAGTTGTGAAGCACACAACAAGCCAAAACAACAGAGTCTATCGATTCAAGCTTCATGTTAATAGGCGTGTGGAAAACTCTGAAGCGATTGGCCATGATACCGAATGCATTTTCTACAACCCGACGTGCCCTTGACAAACGGTAATTGAAAATTCTTCTTTCCCCTGTTAGACTTTTTTGGGGGAACGGTTTGATAAGATTGGGATGAagcgggaaggcctcatcaccgacaaaaacaaaattaaggttgcctctagtctcagagttgggaggcaagtgaagttcacagttgttcaaacgctctccaaagagtgtgtgctctaaaacgccaccatcggaaacccttccattcatgccaacatctacatttataaattcataattcgcgttaacaagggccatcaggatgatgctgaaatagcccttataattaaagaagtaggatccgctgttcggtggttgagtgatccggacatgtttcccgtccaaagccccaccacagttTGGGAACTGCCAAAGCTGCTCAAAATCGGAGGCAATCTTTTTCCATTCCTCCTCCATGTTGGGAAACTGCATGTAGCTACGTAGACTGTGGAAAATCGCATCACATGTCTCTGGAATTAGAACGCTGAGCAGGGTCCTTGAAATGGCTGAAGAAAAATGCAAGTCTTGCAGCGAGCGCCCGGTGGCCAGGAATCGCAGCGTGACTGCCAATCTTTCATCGGCCGGGATGGCAGCACGCATCACTGTATCCTTCCGTTGAATCAGTGGAGTAATTCTTTCCAGTAAATGTTGGAAGGTTTCCTCAGACATCCGCAGATAGTTGCGGAAATCATGAGGATTCTTCTCCTGAAGCTCTCTTACAAGTTGCATGTGGGACAAATCAGACCTCTTCTGCAGCCATTCTCTGGTCCACATGCGACGCTTTCGTTTAGAACGCCTCTCTTGCATCCGGGCCTCATCTTGCCGCCGAGCTTCCTCAACCAGCAATGCAGCAAACACAACAGCacactgcgcattgttcatgatgctgcacactgaaacacataaaagaaaaagaagataaagttaataaataaaaaaataaaaaaacgttacCATGCATGACAGAAAACGTGCTGTATGGGTGTGCAAGTACAAGACCCCCTAAAATATCAGCCCGTGTaaaagtatatgtacacagatagcagACAAGCCCTCACTCCATCCCTCCACAGCAATGATAGCAGGAAATTATTTTTAGTTGCCCTATATAAAAATTTAGGGGAAAATGAAAACGCACTTGCGACCCCAAACAATACCTACCATACACAATGTATAGTTGTCAGAAGAATCCTTGCAGAACAGATTATCGAaatggaagaggagtcgcaggccggagaactctacaacgttctgcaatccaccacgcgctcaggaacaaaggacggaagggctattatgTGTCGCCTCATAGCATGGCCgcaaaccaatcagaacgcagtagcgaccaccaatcggaacagaatgggcgcggaaaaggcaacgcaaatgcacgcctatatgtcggtgcctgagtcgtcaatgaggtcgttggttaggtgtcaaacaaagcgatgtgtgttccccagcgggacctcaacgatcaaaaaatggcccaggccattccgacacgaccagcgatctcacagcaggggcctgatcgctgctacgtgtcacacatagcgagatcgctagcaggatcgctgttgcgtcacaaaacttgtgactcagcagcgatctcgctagcgatctcgctatgtgtgacggggccttaagtctgcGGCTGGGGTCATCGCGCAAAACTCTcgcctcaatactcggcactgccgccggcggtcaggaccggagcgttcagctgcatagaaatacatgcagctgcacactcaggtcctgagtgccggtggcagttcTGGGTATTGAGGctggagactcacgcgagtttctcgcattgcagtcgcaagtgtgacccggccttCTGCTGAGACCTGAAAAGATGCGCCAACTTAATTACAGTAAGTGTCGTGCACCTCTTAATGTATTTAGTGCATCTTATCCTTGTATAAAACGCCAGTCTAAACAAATTGGGGTCCTTGTCTCCCTTGGGAGTACTTTTGTCTGATTGGGAGTTAAGACTGGTCCACCATTGAAGCGTTTTAATTCAGTGAAATGTAGAACCATTCAGCTGGTATAGCGGCATAGCTCTATTGACCATGTCTGGCTCTCTCTATCGTGACCAGACCCTGTTTGTGAAACTCCATGGGGCTTATTTATTGAAAAGGCTGTCCACTACTGTTACATTGATCACCTATCcataggtcattaatgtctgattAGTGAGGGTGCAACACCCAGTGCCCCTGCCGATCAGCCTATTCCTGGTGTTGGCGGAGGCTGGATCTGGTCAGTTTCAGAGCTTCACAGCACAGCTGTGTCAACTCTATAGTGTCGACGGCCGGGTACTGGACATCCCTATTGAGATGAATAGGgggaggatgtgcagtacccagccgtaGCTGCCATTCCTCTTTAATACTGCCTAAATCATAGCGCACGCTTGGTGTTGATAGTCTTAAAATGCACTAGATTTATCATAGTGGCCCATGCAGTTTGATAAATTTGGCACACTTTTAGCCTGTCTAGTTTGCTTACACCTTCTATTAGTTGGCTTGCCTTATGGCAGAAATTTGCGGCAAAGTTTTTGTGAATTCTTTTGCCACATGTTGTTGCATGATAGATTGGTCAATCAGATCTTCATCATCAGAATAAAGCGCAAGCGAGCTGAACAAATTGCAGCTACTAAAGTGACACTTTTCAATTTTGCCGCCATCAGAAATTTGCTTAGATGGACACCTCATGACTGGCTTTATTGCAGCATTTTTATTACTTTTCCATGATCCTTACACTATGCATTCCCTTCAGCGTTACAACGTATCATCATCACCAGCCTGTCACTTTTTACATTATCTGGACATCACTGCCATGCCTAAATTAATGGTTGGAGGGCTGCAACAGACAATATTTGGAAAGCTAGTCAGTCATACATCTGGATGACACCACCATCTCTAAACTAATGTCTTTGAGCTCCATGTTGGAGAACCACCGGTTGGCGGTGTGGTGAAACTGAACCACCGGCCAATGGCGTAGAATCACTTACTATTCTGTATGTAGCACGATTCAAATTTGCACACTGATTTACAGACAATATCTGACTGCAGCAAATCTTTCCCAAAAAGGCAAAAAAGTCTGAattaaaatgcaccaaaaacacaacAAATGAGTAAAAGActcaatttgtaaaaaaaaaaaaaaaacctaaaacatgtaaaaaaaaacaaaaaaaactatgagctcattttttttaaatatattagtTTGGTCCaacataaaaaaaagtaataataaatggaAGATTCTCCGTATGTGACTCAGTGCAAGAGGCAAAAATGACCTCATACCTCTCCGTGCATTACACAGTGAAAGTAAAAGGCTGAATCTCCATCATATAACTGGCAAAAGTGAAAGAGATAAGGGCAAACAGAGTCACTTAATCACTCCTTCTTTGCTGGGAAACAAATGTTTTTTTCCCCCCAACCATCTGCCAGGATATTACTAACTCCCCCAGCCCACTCCCCTTCGGCTCGCACCTTCCTGCAAACATTATTTAAGATGTTCCTTTCTGCTCTATCTCTGGAAAGGGTTTGCTCTTATGTTTAACTTCTGCTGtggtgttttgttaaaaaaaaaaaaggaaaaattagagACACTCTACAATGATGTTCTTGTGGCCCTCCTATGAGAAGTACTGACTCACGGCAGCATAAGTCCGGAAGGTGTTGAATTTTAGGGAGAGGTTTCTCTATCCCGTCTGCTGCAAGAAAACATTCTGGAAACAGAAAATTGCACTTATGTCCCATACTTCATGGTCATTAACATAGCTCTGGGATTGGAATAGCTTGCGGGAAGGTAGAGGCATGAGCGACGTGCAGGAACTAAACTTTTGATAATCAGGATGCAAGGTACACACAGGGGTCTAAGTAAAAACTATGAAAAAAAAGATTATAACCATGTAGTTTATTCTGGCTCTGAGAATACCTTCCCAATAATAacactttacattttttttaaacagtttttgccttAAAATGATATTTGCTAAGACCAAAGACAAGACTTGTCCAGCTGAGCCCCCAACTGACCTCTCCCAGCTCCGCTGAAGATGATTGACAAGTCTCTCgctatggccgggatcacacatacgcgggatacggccgagtctcgcctgtgaaaacccagctctggctccGACACTACGGAGcgaagcgtgcggctccatgtattgctgggcggctgcacgctccgctctggagtgccggcgccagagctcggttttcacctgcgagactcggccgtatctcacgtatgtgtgatcccagcctaagggagagacctgtcaatcacctttaGCAGTGCTGGGAAAATCCAGCCAAGGCAGAACTTCAGGCAaatttcccacgatgagcttttggtgaatttttgatgttacagattttctacacaatttctgcacctattaggttacttctttttttgtttttctacatgcatttttaatgttgcatttttttttctcttcttcatatgtcatgttttaaagctactttgcttttgatacttcttggtatttggttttgacaaaactttattgatttaCTTAGGTGCGGATTACATGCGTTTTCAAGCACTTCTGCCGTAGAAATGCACTAAAAGCACAAACATACATAAAAATCAGAGTACCCGCAAGAAAAattcacatgttgcagatttgaaacaagcatcgcaggtcagtttacactgagtaagggcagtctcacacgtccagataattccggtaccggaaaaattggtaccggaattatccgtgtccgtgtgtccatgtgctcacgtggcacatcagtgtggcacatgtgcggtatccgtgtgccacccgtgtgccgactgggtaccacacgcaccatgcaggaaacagcgctacagttaagcgctgtcccctgcatctggtgctgaagccgccattcatttcttctctccagtagcgtttgctggaaagaaggaatgaataatcttttttttttaatttatttttgtttgtttttttaaaaattgccgctaatctgccccctcccaccccctgtgcgcccgcctgctggcataaaaatacttacccagctccctcggcgcttgcatcctctcagcgttgcagctcttcctgtatgagcggtcacgtggtgccgcttattacagtaatgaatatgcggctccacccctatgggcggcaccacgtgaccgctcatacaggacaagcagcgacgctgagaggatgcaagtgccgagggagctgggtaattattttaatgccagcgggcgggcgcacagggggtgggagggggcagattaccggcaactttattttaaaaacataaataaataaaaaagaaaaataattcattccttctttccagcgaacgctgctggagagaagaaatggggcttagatcgtgggaaattacctagaaagccagggagccagggagctttctaggtaatttcccacgatctatgaacagccagcagagggcgcctcaccgcaaatgatgctaaatatagatcattgatctatttttagcctcattccctggggttttgcagcgaggagcagcctgcattagcacagctccttgctgcaaaatgttttaaccccttcagaaggatttacatcgttggacgttacagatctgcggagggtaagtatattgttggtttattatgtttctttactcacagaacgagggtcttcagtgactggattgggcattgaataaaatactacaacaaccattgtttttatttcattaaaataattttaaagaatgtgtttgtgttttatttaacccttcactacaattggattaataatggataggtgtcataattgacgcctctccattattaattaggcttaatgtcaccttacaatagcaaggtggcattaacccttcattaccccatatcccaccgctacacgggaatgggaagagagtggccaagtgccagaataggcgcatcttccagatgtgcctgttctggggtggctgggggcagatatttttagccagggggggccaataaccgtggaccctctccaggctattaatatctgccctcagtcactggctttactactctggcggagaaaattgcgcgggagcccacgccaattttttccgccagttaaccctttattttaagagctagaacggccaaattttgcagatacacactactgacattagtagtgtggaatctgcaaaaaaaatggagagaagacatggtttactgtatgtaaaccatgtctcaaatcatgtcgggttttatgaaggagaaagaaaaagccggtaattgaattaccggctttcaagctgtatagcgctggaataagtattaatatatatacatatatgtgtctactgacatatatatatatatatatatattcttttctttttgggacacatggatcacttctatagcggtatgttggttttgcaagcctgcgagaaaaccacgcagtacggatgccacacggattacatacggaggatgccatgcgcaaaaaacgctgacacagcctgcctacggaggagcaacggaccatttttttggggacttttcagcgtattacggccgtaatatacggaccgtattgttttacgctgtgtgtgacgccggccttagtatgTCATGTCTTAAATAAAGCTGCGTTCATGCAGTGGAAACAtgctattatatatttattatgctttgcttgtttagtgccattaattccatagtgctttacagacattatctaaTAACTCTGCTCCTCttactctgtaaaccgcacccctaaaGTCATACACTACCTGTAACTGGTGATCAGTTGGACTGTATAAATGGTTGGAGAAGGCAGTTAGTAGTTCCTTTAGTTATTATGGAGTTGTCAGTGATCGTATTGGGGTATATACGGTTCATATATATTTCACGTGTTGGAATTGGAGGTGTATAAACTATATGCTCACTAGTAGTGGTAACAGCCGCAGTCTTGTCCATCTCTCATCAGCCAATTGTGCAATTGTCCTGAAGATTGAAGGCAGCAGAGTTGCGatccctgacaaattggtggcagtggtgggatctgcgtGAGCTCTTCAGTATTCTCCCTGACACACATTATTaaaccctttccgacattgggcataatagtaccccaaatgttggactccccctgtttggtgcgggctctggcgctgagcccacacctttctgGGCACGTCAGCTGATATATAgagctgacatgtacccgcaacagccacaggtggaatcgcgatccacccaaggCTGTTAACCAgcgaaatgccactgtcaatctctgacagcggaatttaactcaCGCTTCTGGCAAGCGCGCCTGAAATCCTGCCattcggtgaccccatcacgtgatcatgggtcaccgatgggttggcatgacaaccagaggtctccagcagacttctatggttgtcatagccagattgctatgagcgaagcccagtggttggcgctcatagcaagtgagcatttccgcTACATTCAGGCGATCtgctcatcacctgtatgtagcagaatcgaCTGGAcagctgcagcttctagtctcccatggatactattgaaacatgcaaaaagtaaaaaaatgtttttaaaaatatttaaaaaagagataataaataaaagttcaaatcatcccctttcaccccattcaaaataaaacaataaaaaaatcaaataataataataatctttatttttatttttatatagcgctaacatattacgcagcgctttacagtttgcacacattatcatcgctgtccccgatggggctcacaatcttaattccctatcagtatgtctttggaatgtgggaggaaaccggagtgcccggaggaaacccacgcaaacacggagagaacatacaaactctttgcagatgttgtccaaggtgggattagaacccaggactccagcgctgcaaggctgctgtgctatccactgcgccaccgtgctgcccgttacacatatacacatacacatacatacatacacatatttggtattgccacgttcagaatcgcatgATATGGTAATATAAGAATAGAATTAACTTGATCgttaaacggtgtaacgagaaaaaaagtcaaaatgccagaattactttttttgatcgccgcaacattgcaataaaatgtaataacgggcgaccaaaagatcgtatctgcacctaaatggtatctttaaaaaggtCACCCggccacagatcacgaaaaatggagtcgctatgggtattggaaaatggtgcaattttttttttaaacaaatttgggaattgtttttcaccacttaaataaaaaagaacctagacatgtttggtgtctatgaattcgtaatgaactggagaatcataatggcaggtccattttagcatttattgaacatggtaaaaaaaaaaaacaactgtggtattgcactttttttgcaatttcgccacacttggaatttttttacaactcctcctgcaaaaaacaagccctcacatggccattttgaccaaagaataatgaaaaaaagctatggctctgggaagaaggggagcaaaaaatgaaaatgcaaaaacaaaaatacccctggtcgttaaggggttaaagggctatTACCATCTCTAGAAACAGCAGTCCACTGTGTAGTGCCAATTTCATTACTCCAAAAATGAATGGGACTTATGGAAACAACGTAGCTTTCTGTGCTATGCCATTTCCATTATTCCCGTTCACTTGAATGAGAATTATGGAAATAGCGTTGCACAGTCTGCTTTTTTGTTTCTGGACTCCGGACCCCGGCCAaactgtgtaaggctactttcacactagcgtcgggctcggcgctagcagtgaatgcgccgcacaaaacgggggcagtggatgcatttttccagcgcatccgctgctccattgtgaggtgcggggaggtgggggaggagttccagccgcgcatgcgcggtcggaaatggcggaccgtcggaagcaaaaaacgttacatgtaacgttttttgctcccggcggtccgccacaacacggcgcaaccgtcgtgcgacatgtgtcaatgcatcgcaatgcatcgctaatgtattTTACTCAGCCGTTGACAGTCAGTAAACAGGTTCTCACTTTTGCATTGGGAAGTGAGCGGCGATGCTGACATCACACCTGCACATACCTGCCGGGGTCCTGCACAAGTGTTGATCTAGCACACGACCCATGAGAAGTGAGCAATGTTGGGCAATCTGAGAAGAATGACTCTGTATAAAAATTGTTTCTGTACATTACTTAATTGATATAAAGGCCATGTGGGCTACTATACTGTGTACCCCAATTTTGTCACACCTTGGTTTgtaatgctttgtacagtatatagCCTTCTCATGAATATCTAGTAGAAATCTGATTTTCCATGGATTAAGTCACATTTCTATAAGACAGCTTGATTACGGTATGTTCTACCATAGCTCACGCTGCCAACTCCCAGCATATCATCAGCATGTTATACAGGTAATATCTTATCAgaatggtttctgcagccttcataGACCCCGATACAATTTAATGGATGGACTGCTTAGTCCATATTGTAGAATCACAGACAATAAGACGAAAACATAGAATTTCAGATAAGTATAAAGTCTGAAGCATGACACTTCCTTGTAATCATTGCATATGGTGAGTTCATTAAAACCCACACAGTTTCACACGGAAACGTGTGCCCCCACACAGTTGTGTTGATGCAATCATCGATGGAGAATTTGTATGATCAATGTAAACGGAACTATGTGATGTCTATGAAATCACTTTGTGCAAAACTGGTTGGATTTATAAGCTGTTTTCCAAAATAATATGCTGGACAACAGTAATTTTTGCATTTTTCGAGTTTTTAGGTAAAATACACATTTCTGTAGCTGTATATCTAAGACGCTACTTGAAAATGTCCAGTGACGTTAGGCTGGCCTGACTCCAAAGTGCAGGATACAGTTCCAGCCACTGACTCACAGAGGTTTCTGTTCCATGAAGTCTGAGATTTTCCAGTTATTTATTACATCTGGTGGGTTCTTGTAACTTTTGGGTATACCCACCCACACAATGCATGAGGCCGGTCACAATGTTGTGTAAAGCAGACTAGGTGCCTACAGTAGGTGTGTTCTTCTCACTGGAGTCTCAGCCGGTGTTTATCCTGCCACCTTATATAGATCATCTAAGTGTTACATAACGGTGATCTGAATAAATCCTTCCTGAATGGGTTATATTAAATCGTGGCAACATCAAGCTCCTTCTTCTCACATAGGTCAGGTTTTATGCAAGGGAAAAAGTTTGAAGGCTGCACCAAGGGTGTGGTGCAGAAGGTGAgtatttccaagagtgggcggtgggactgtggaaggttcaaggggtTGAGGCAgtgcaggggtggagcctgggcggagtatcAAGAGGACCCtaacattttgccagtatggggccctgaaattcctagtggcagccccgaCTGCTGGCATAACATGTGATTGATGGCCCATTTAGACAAGTAAATTTCAGGTAAGTAACAAGTGCTGGACAACTTTATTTCAGCCATTAAGTGATCGATTACAAGCCAATGATAGAGATAGACCGGGTGTTAATATGGTAATTCTGTCCCCTTATTCACTACAGAacagcacggtggatcagtggttagcactgcagccttgcactgctggggtcctgggttcaaatcccaccaaggacaacatctgcaaggagtttgtatgttctcccagtgtttgcgtggatttccttcgagttctccggtttcctcccacacttcaaagacatactgatatggaatttagattgtgagccccattaagGACAGTAATGGTAATGTCTGTAAAACACTGTGGAATAAGAtaatgctatataagcaaagcacaataaataaataatgaaatgtTATTGATAGCACATCCTCTAATTACAGGGAGCGATATGTTGTTGATGATTACTAGATTTATCCATGCATAAAAATCTGATCATCGGACGAACGAGCATGAAAACCAGCATGTTTACATCTGCTGATAATTGGGAACAAGCATTCCTATGAATGCTGGTTCAATGTTTGTCGGCTCGTTTAAAAGGACCTTGACTCTACAAATATTTGTTTGCACCACCTGACTGAACTCTATCTTGGGCACAACTAACTAATAACTAATAACTAGCAGCATTTCTAGTTGCTGAATAATCACATAACTCAATGGTTTCATTCAATGCTCAAATGAACTATCACTACCCAAATGCCCTAGTTACTAATATTTTGGGCCTCCTGAAGGTTCTCCTGGTGAGTTAAAGGGAACTTTATTACAGCATTCCAGTATGCCATAAAAGAAGCCCTAATTGTGATGGCTGTATTTTATATGGGGGAAAActggcaacaggttccctttaaaacactaATAACCTGacaatatagggttaatctgcagattaataacaTTGTTATTCTTCCCGGGTAGCATTCGGGT
The nucleotide sequence above comes from Ranitomeya imitator isolate aRanImi1 chromosome 7, aRanImi1.pri, whole genome shotgun sequence. Encoded proteins:
- the LOC138645861 gene encoding uncharacterized protein, with the translated sequence MNNAQCAVVFAALLVEEARRQDEARMQERRSKRKRRMWTREWLQKRSDLSHMQLVRELQEKNPHDFRNYLRMSEETFQHLLERITPLIQRKDTVMRAAIPADERLAVTLRFLATGRSLQDLHFSSAISRTLLSVLIPETCDAIFHSLRSYMQFPNMEEEWKKIASDFEQLWQFPNCGGALDGKHVRITQPPNSGSYFFNYKGYFSIILMALVNANYEFINVDVGMNGRVSDGGVLEHTLFGERLNNCELHLPPNSETRGNLNFVFVGDEAFPLHPNLIKPFPQKSLTGERRIFNYRLSRARRVVENAFGIMANRFRVFHTPINMKLESIDSVVLACCVLHNFLRRRDALAYSPPGFMDSVGLVNGEVQLGEWRANDPAIAGLQPLLPGRNTHDAKTCRDNYCQYFNGPGAVTWQHQNL